One region of Phragmites australis chromosome 18, lpPhrAust1.1, whole genome shotgun sequence genomic DNA includes:
- the LOC133899685 gene encoding uncharacterized protein LOC133899685 isoform X3 produces MATPSHGIPLRALLLALPLLSLLLILFQLLHRPAAPPLRTHTHTPPAASNRAEEVNFPYPSSSSSLPPPAPEEEAMTLRHVVFGVASSRRTLLLRLPLLRLWLRAPARAFLFLDAPVTVPASDLPPGLRLRVSTSASRFPYSHPRGLPSAVRVARIAKELVTELKEEPPPRWLVLADDDTAFVLPNLLHTLLKYDWREPWYLGARSESAAQNAWHGFAMAYGGGGIAVSWPLARRLARALDSCVVRYPHLYGSDARIYACLTELGVELTHEPGFHQIDLHGDISGLLRAHPLSPLVSLHHLDHVYPLYPGMDRTRAMEHFFRAVDADPARILQQTVCYDRSRSLTVSVAWGYSVQVFKGNVLLPDLLAVQKTFVSWKRGRNVTDMYMFNTKHYPRDECKRAALFFLKSISSGEGKTENTYNRQPPKKCLPELIPLRSIRLIKVTSEQLHLDPGKALRRHCCDIVPSSSDTTMDVNIRKCKDDELIAMHS; encoded by the exons ATGGCGACCCCGTCGCACGGCATCCCCCTCCGCGCGCTCCTCCTCGCCCTGCCCCtgctctccctcctcctcatcctcttccagCTCCTCCACCGCCCCGCTGCCCCGCCCCTCCGAACCCACACCCACACGCCGCCGGCGGCGTCGAACCGCGCGGAGGAGGTGAATTTCCCTTAcccctcctcatcctcctccttgccTCCCCcggcgccggaggaggaggcgatgaCGCTGCGTCACGtggtgttcggcgtggcctccTCCCGCCGCACGCTGCTGCTGCGGCTCCCGCTCCTCCGCCTCTGGCTCCGCGCCCCGGCCCGCGCCTTCCTCTTCCTCGACGCGCCGGTGACCGTCCCCGCCTCCGACCTCCCGCccggcctccgcctccgcgtctccacctccgcctcccgcTTCCCCTACTCCCACCCTCGCGGCCTCCCCTCCGCCGTCCGCGTCGCGCGCATCGCCAAGGAGCTCGTCACTGAACTcaaggaggagccgccgccgcgctgGCTCGTGCTCGCCGACGACGACACCGCCTTCGTCCTCCCCAACCTTCTCCACACGCTCCTCAAGTACGACTGGCGCGAGCCGTGGTACCTCGGCGCGCGGTCCGAGTCCGCGGCGCAGAACGCGTGGCACGGCTTCGCCATGGcatacggcggcggcggcatcgcCGTCAGCTGGCCGCTCGCGCGGCGCCTCGCGCGCGCGCTCGACTCCTGCGTCGTCAGGTACCCGCACCTCTACGGCAGCGACGCCAGGATCTACGCCTGCCtcaccgagctcggcgttgagCTCACTCATGAGCCGGGCTTCCACCAG ATCGATCTTCATGGGGATATTTCCGGGCTCCTAAGAGCACATCCACTTTCGCCTTTAGTTTCACTGCACCATCTTGATCACGTGTATCCTCTTTACCCTGGTATGGATCGCACAAGAGCAATGGAACATTTCTTCCGAGCTGTTGATGCTGATCCAGCCAGGATCCTGCAACAAACAGTGTGCTATGACCGTTCAAGATCGCTTACAGTATCAGTTGCATGGGGCTATTCAGTTCAGGTGTTCAAAGGCAATGTACTGCTCCCTGACCTCCTCGCTGTGCAGAAGACATTTGTATCATGGAAAAGGGGTCGCAATGTTACAGATATGTATATGTTTAACACAAAACATTACCCCAGAGATGAGTGCAAAAGAGCAGCTCTTTTCTTCCTGAAAAGTATTTCTTCAGGTGAAGGCAAGACAGAAAACACTTACAATAGACAGCCACCTAAAAAATGCTTGCCTGAATTGATCCCATTGAGGAGTATACGTCTAATAAAAGTGACATCCGAACAACTGCATCTGGATCCTGGGAAG GCCTTAAGACGACATTGTTGTGACATCGTACCTTCTTCATCTGATACCACCATGGATGTTAACATCAGAAAATGCAAAGATGATGAGTTGATCGCGATGCATTCGTA G
- the LOC133899685 gene encoding uncharacterized protein LOC133899685 isoform X1, translating into MATPSHGIPLRALLLALPLLSLLLILFQLLHRPAAPPLRTHTHTPPAASNRAEEVNFPYPSSSSSLPPPAPEEEAMTLRHVVFGVASSRRTLLLRLPLLRLWLRAPARAFLFLDAPVTVPASDLPPGLRLRVSTSASRFPYSHPRGLPSAVRVARIAKELVTELKEEPPPRWLVLADDDTAFVLPNLLHTLLKYDWREPWYLGARSESAAQNAWHGFAMAYGGGGIAVSWPLARRLARALDSCVVRYPHLYGSDARIYACLTELGVELTHEPGFHQIDLHGDISGLLRAHPLSPLVSLHHLDHVYPLYPGMDRTRAMEHFFRAVDADPARILQQTVCYDRSRSLTVSVAWGYSVQVFKGNVLLPDLLAVQKTFVSWKRGRNVTDMYMFNTKHYPRDECKRAALFFLKSISSGEGKTENTYNRQPPKKCLPELIPLRSIRLIKVTSEQLHLDPGKALRRHCCDIVPSSSDTTMDVNIRKCKDDELIAMHSYRSSTPTVS; encoded by the exons ATGGCGACCCCGTCGCACGGCATCCCCCTCCGCGCGCTCCTCCTCGCCCTGCCCCtgctctccctcctcctcatcctcttccagCTCCTCCACCGCCCCGCTGCCCCGCCCCTCCGAACCCACACCCACACGCCGCCGGCGGCGTCGAACCGCGCGGAGGAGGTGAATTTCCCTTAcccctcctcatcctcctccttgccTCCCCcggcgccggaggaggaggcgatgaCGCTGCGTCACGtggtgttcggcgtggcctccTCCCGCCGCACGCTGCTGCTGCGGCTCCCGCTCCTCCGCCTCTGGCTCCGCGCCCCGGCCCGCGCCTTCCTCTTCCTCGACGCGCCGGTGACCGTCCCCGCCTCCGACCTCCCGCccggcctccgcctccgcgtctccacctccgcctcccgcTTCCCCTACTCCCACCCTCGCGGCCTCCCCTCCGCCGTCCGCGTCGCGCGCATCGCCAAGGAGCTCGTCACTGAACTcaaggaggagccgccgccgcgctgGCTCGTGCTCGCCGACGACGACACCGCCTTCGTCCTCCCCAACCTTCTCCACACGCTCCTCAAGTACGACTGGCGCGAGCCGTGGTACCTCGGCGCGCGGTCCGAGTCCGCGGCGCAGAACGCGTGGCACGGCTTCGCCATGGcatacggcggcggcggcatcgcCGTCAGCTGGCCGCTCGCGCGGCGCCTCGCGCGCGCGCTCGACTCCTGCGTCGTCAGGTACCCGCACCTCTACGGCAGCGACGCCAGGATCTACGCCTGCCtcaccgagctcggcgttgagCTCACTCATGAGCCGGGCTTCCACCAG ATCGATCTTCATGGGGATATTTCCGGGCTCCTAAGAGCACATCCACTTTCGCCTTTAGTTTCACTGCACCATCTTGATCACGTGTATCCTCTTTACCCTGGTATGGATCGCACAAGAGCAATGGAACATTTCTTCCGAGCTGTTGATGCTGATCCAGCCAGGATCCTGCAACAAACAGTGTGCTATGACCGTTCAAGATCGCTTACAGTATCAGTTGCATGGGGCTATTCAGTTCAGGTGTTCAAAGGCAATGTACTGCTCCCTGACCTCCTCGCTGTGCAGAAGACATTTGTATCATGGAAAAGGGGTCGCAATGTTACAGATATGTATATGTTTAACACAAAACATTACCCCAGAGATGAGTGCAAAAGAGCAGCTCTTTTCTTCCTGAAAAGTATTTCTTCAGGTGAAGGCAAGACAGAAAACACTTACAATAGACAGCCACCTAAAAAATGCTTGCCTGAATTGATCCCATTGAGGAGTATACGTCTAATAAAAGTGACATCCGAACAACTGCATCTGGATCCTGGGAAG GCCTTAAGACGACATTGTTGTGACATCGTACCTTCTTCATCTGATACCACCATGGATGTTAACATCAGAAAATGCAAAGATGATGAGTTGATCGCGATGCATTCGTA CAGGTCATCCACCCCAACTGTGTCCTGA
- the LOC133899685 gene encoding uncharacterized protein LOC133899685 isoform X2, producing the protein MATPSHGIPLRALLLALPLLSLLLILFQLLHRPAAPPLRTHTHTPPAASNRAEEVNFPYPSSSSSLPPPAPEEEAMTLRHVVFGVASSRRTLLLRLPLLRLWLRAPARAFLFLDAPVTVPASDLPPGLRLRVSTSASRFPYSHPRGLPSAVRVARIAKELVTELKEEPPPRWLVLADDDTAFVLPNLLHTLLKYDWREPWYLGARSESAAQNAWHGFAMAYGGGGIAVSWPLARRLARALDSCVVRYPHLYGSDARIYACLTELGVELTHEPGFHQIDLHGDISGLLRAHPLSPLVSLHHLDHVYPLYPGMDRTRAMEHFFRAVDADPARILQQTVCYDRSRSLTVSVAWGYSVQVFKGNVLLPDLLAVQKTFVSWKRGRNVTDMYMFNTKHYPRDECKRAALFFLKSISSGEGKTENTYNRQPPKKCLPELIPLRSIRLIKVTSEQLHLDPGKALRRHCCDIVPSSSDTTMDVNIRKCKDDELIAMHS; encoded by the exons ATGGCGACCCCGTCGCACGGCATCCCCCTCCGCGCGCTCCTCCTCGCCCTGCCCCtgctctccctcctcctcatcctcttccagCTCCTCCACCGCCCCGCTGCCCCGCCCCTCCGAACCCACACCCACACGCCGCCGGCGGCGTCGAACCGCGCGGAGGAGGTGAATTTCCCTTAcccctcctcatcctcctccttgccTCCCCcggcgccggaggaggaggcgatgaCGCTGCGTCACGtggtgttcggcgtggcctccTCCCGCCGCACGCTGCTGCTGCGGCTCCCGCTCCTCCGCCTCTGGCTCCGCGCCCCGGCCCGCGCCTTCCTCTTCCTCGACGCGCCGGTGACCGTCCCCGCCTCCGACCTCCCGCccggcctccgcctccgcgtctccacctccgcctcccgcTTCCCCTACTCCCACCCTCGCGGCCTCCCCTCCGCCGTCCGCGTCGCGCGCATCGCCAAGGAGCTCGTCACTGAACTcaaggaggagccgccgccgcgctgGCTCGTGCTCGCCGACGACGACACCGCCTTCGTCCTCCCCAACCTTCTCCACACGCTCCTCAAGTACGACTGGCGCGAGCCGTGGTACCTCGGCGCGCGGTCCGAGTCCGCGGCGCAGAACGCGTGGCACGGCTTCGCCATGGcatacggcggcggcggcatcgcCGTCAGCTGGCCGCTCGCGCGGCGCCTCGCGCGCGCGCTCGACTCCTGCGTCGTCAGGTACCCGCACCTCTACGGCAGCGACGCCAGGATCTACGCCTGCCtcaccgagctcggcgttgagCTCACTCATGAGCCGGGCTTCCACCAG ATCGATCTTCATGGGGATATTTCCGGGCTCCTAAGAGCACATCCACTTTCGCCTTTAGTTTCACTGCACCATCTTGATCACGTGTATCCTCTTTACCCTGGTATGGATCGCACAAGAGCAATGGAACATTTCTTCCGAGCTGTTGATGCTGATCCAGCCAGGATCCTGCAACAAACAGTGTGCTATGACCGTTCAAGATCGCTTACAGTATCAGTTGCATGGGGCTATTCAGTTCAGGTGTTCAAAGGCAATGTACTGCTCCCTGACCTCCTCGCTGTGCAGAAGACATTTGTATCATGGAAAAGGGGTCGCAATGTTACAGATATGTATATGTTTAACACAAAACATTACCCCAGAGATGAGTGCAAAAGAGCAGCTCTTTTCTTCCTGAAAAGTATTTCTTCAGGTGAAGGCAAGACAGAAAACACTTACAATAGACAGCCACCTAAAAAATGCTTGCCTGAATTGATCCCATTGAGGAGTATACGTCTAATAAAAGTGACATCCGAACAACTGCATCTGGATCCTGGGAAG GCCTTAAGACGACATTGTTGTGACATCGTACCTTCTTCATCTGATACCACCATGGATGTTAACATCAGAAAATGCAAAGATGATGAGTTGATCGCGATGCATTCGTAG
- the LOC133899202 gene encoding basic blue protein-like — protein MEMRVVILVAMAAVVAAVLEAAAAATYTVGAPDGLWDLQTNYAEWVAARTFHPGDNITFTYSPELHDVVEVSKAGYDACSSANNISAFRTGNDVVALTAVGTRYFLCSLTGHCDSGMKIRVDVVAAGSAPGPAAAAPTSAAGSVTTPPAAAGIVGLGGGVVVLALQHGFMTLW, from the exons ATGGAGATGAGGGTTGTGATTCTTGTAGCCATGGCGGCTGTGGTGGCCGCCGTGCttgaagcggcggcggcggcgacgtaCACGGTGGGCGCGCCGGACGGGCTGTGGGACCTGCAGACCAACTACGCCGAGTGGGTCGCCGCCAGGACCTTCCACCCCGGCGATAACATCA CGTTCACGTACTCGCCGGAGCTGCACGACGTGGTGGAGGTGAGCAAGGCCGGGTACGACGCCTGCTCCAGCGCCAACAACATCTCCGCCTTCCGCACCGGCAACGACGTCGTCGCGCTCACCGCCGTCGGCACCCGCTACTTCCTCTGCAGCCTCACCGGGCACTGCGACAGCGGCATGAAGATCCGGGTCGACGTCGTCGCTGCCGGCTCGGCGCCAGGCCCTGCCGCCGCAGCGCCGACGTCCGCCGCGGGCTCGGTCACGaccccgccggccgccgctggGATCGttggcctcggcggcggcgtcgtcGTACTAGCCCTGCAGCACGGCTTCATGACCTTGTGGTAG